A DNA window from Halopelagius inordinatus contains the following coding sequences:
- a CDS encoding phosphoribosyltransferase — translation MFRDRADAGRRLAEELVQQGVEADVVLAIPRGGLPIGRPIADELGVPLDIIVAKKIGAPNNPEYAVGAVSSQGHFWLNEDAVGPGGVDRAYVEAEREAVERASREKADRYRGNRPAPELRGETVVIADDGVATGGTATACIRTVREAGARRVVLAVPVGSPRTMEELAAEADEVICLATPSNFRAVGQFYDRFGQVSDEEAMEYLGF, via the coding sequence ATGTTCCGAGACAGAGCAGACGCCGGGCGGCGACTGGCTGAAGAACTCGTACAGCAGGGAGTCGAGGCGGACGTCGTCCTCGCAATCCCCCGGGGCGGACTCCCGATCGGACGCCCGATAGCCGACGAACTCGGCGTCCCACTCGACATCATCGTCGCAAAGAAGATCGGTGCGCCGAACAACCCCGAGTACGCCGTCGGTGCCGTCTCCAGTCAGGGCCACTTCTGGCTGAACGAAGACGCGGTCGGACCGGGAGGCGTCGATAGAGCGTACGTCGAGGCGGAACGCGAGGCCGTCGAACGCGCGTCGCGCGAGAAGGCCGACCGGTACCGGGGTAATCGCCCTGCACCCGAACTCCGCGGTGAGACGGTGGTGATAGCAGACGACGGCGTCGCGACCGGCGGCACCGCGACCGCGTGCATCCGGACCGTTCGCGAGGCGGGCGCGCGGCGCGTCGTCCTCGCCGTTCCAGTCGGGTCGCCGCGGACGATGGAGGAACTGGCGGCGGAAGCCGACGAGGTGATCTGTCTGGCGACGCCGTCGAACTTCCGCGCAGTCGGGCAGTTCTACGACCGGTTCGGCCAGGTATCGGACGAGGAGGCGATGGAGTATCTCGGCTTCTGA
- a CDS encoding IclR family transcriptional regulator: MKPRRTGNTLQTTDISLRLVELITELDGATLAELAEEAELAKSTVHNHLKTLAKYGYVSREADTYHVGLKLYHLGTYARERNDVYGVAEEIVPELANETQLEADFTVEENGRIVSLYDESTYSDTPSYLVDGRLFYVHSTASGKAILSRYSDHRVREILDRWGLPAQTDHTITSTEAFLDELERVRNRGYATNVEEAIDGMWAVSMPVETPRGEVCGAINVYGPTYVHDESRERAVVDAIAEKVDAFERTLSTESQ; the protein is encoded by the coding sequence ATGAAACCGCGCCGGACCGGGAATACGCTTCAGACGACTGACATCTCGCTTCGACTCGTCGAACTCATCACGGAACTCGACGGCGCGACGTTAGCGGAGTTGGCAGAGGAGGCGGAACTCGCGAAGAGTACCGTCCACAACCACCTCAAGACCCTCGCAAAGTACGGCTACGTCAGTCGCGAAGCGGACACGTACCACGTGGGCTTGAAACTCTATCACCTCGGAACCTACGCCCGAGAGCGAAACGACGTCTACGGGGTGGCGGAAGAAATCGTCCCCGAATTGGCGAACGAGACGCAACTGGAGGCCGACTTCACGGTCGAAGAGAACGGCCGCATCGTCTCGCTGTACGACGAATCCACCTACTCCGATACTCCCTCCTACCTCGTCGACGGCCGCCTGTTCTACGTCCACAGCACCGCGTCCGGAAAAGCGATACTGTCTCGGTACTCCGACCACCGCGTCCGCGAGATTCTCGACCGGTGGGGCCTCCCCGCCCAGACGGACCACACCATCACCTCGACGGAAGCGTTCCTCGACGAACTCGAACGCGTTCGAAATCGGGGCTACGCGACGAACGTCGAGGAGGCCATCGACGGGATGTGGGCGGTCAGTATGCCGGTCGAAACGCCACGAGGGGAGGTGTGCGGTGCGATAAACGTCTACGGCCCGACGTACGTTCACGACGAGTCGAGGGAACGCGCCGTCGTCGACGCGATAGCCGAAAAAGTCGACGCGTTCGAGCGAACCCTCTCGACGGAGTCGCAGTGA
- a CDS encoding Rid family detoxifying hydrolase produces the protein MTEKTAVSTDDAPRNDNPYSQGVLADGLLFVSGFGPVDPETGEEVEGDVGTQTHRVVENLAAVVAEAGGSLADVVKTTVYVADMDDYEAVNEAYADHFEETPPARVCVEAARLPDDVRVEIDAIANVEEE, from the coding sequence ATGACAGAGAAGACTGCCGTATCCACCGACGACGCGCCGCGGAACGACAACCCGTACTCGCAGGGCGTCCTCGCCGACGGACTGCTTTTCGTCTCCGGGTTCGGTCCGGTCGACCCCGAGACGGGAGAGGAAGTCGAGGGCGACGTGGGGACGCAGACGCACCGCGTCGTCGAGAATCTCGCCGCCGTCGTCGCGGAGGCCGGTGGTTCCCTCGCCGACGTGGTGAAAACAACCGTCTACGTCGCCGATATGGACGACTACGAGGCGGTCAACGAGGCGTACGCCGACCACTTCGAGGAGACGCCGCCGGCGCGCGTCTGCGTCGAGGCGGCCCGCCTCCCGGACGACGTGCGCGTGGAGATAGACGCGATTGCGAACGTCGAGGAAGAGTAA
- a CDS encoding aspartate aminotransferase family protein, which yields MARGPSIADLHYEEAPSVDSVPGPKSRELLEKQQNIDSSAVAYPDDIPIAFEEGKGATVRDVDGNTFIDMFAGIGVLNVGHSNPYVLDAVHEQADKFVHTVDFPTEARLELIEKLDEIAPAGLQGNMRTVFGGPTGSDAVEAAIKLSKYNTGGDGLIAFRGAYHGATTGAMSVTSNKKFKEAYTPLLPDVVHAPYPYPFRQEKSPQEAVDHALEEVQEIVEDPYGGLANPAGIFVEPIQGEGGVITPPEGFLKGLRDIATDNDIPLVFDEIQSGLGRSGEWWASEWYDVTPDVMTSAKALGGTGFPLSATMYHEDLDTWGPGDHAGTYRGHVVGMRAGTRAIEYIQDHDLLAHARELGEYIQTRLREVSESNPQLAEVRGKGLFIGAEFVDEDGTPDGDIGDAIQDYCFEHGVLVWKAGRYGNILRLLPPLVLTRELAETALDVIEDAIEHATTAKSAV from the coding sequence ATGGCAAGAGGACCATCGATAGCGGACCTACACTACGAGGAGGCACCGTCGGTCGACTCCGTCCCGGGTCCGAAGTCGCGCGAACTCCTAGAGAAACAGCAGAACATCGACAGTAGCGCCGTCGCGTACCCGGACGACATCCCGATCGCGTTCGAGGAGGGGAAGGGCGCGACCGTCCGCGACGTGGACGGCAACACGTTCATCGACATGTTCGCGGGTATCGGCGTTCTCAACGTCGGCCACTCGAACCCCTACGTCCTCGATGCGGTTCACGAGCAAGCGGACAAGTTCGTCCACACCGTGGACTTCCCGACGGAGGCGCGCCTCGAACTCATCGAGAAACTCGACGAGATAGCGCCCGCGGGTCTGCAGGGGAACATGCGCACCGTCTTCGGCGGGCCGACGGGGAGTGACGCCGTCGAAGCGGCCATCAAGCTCTCGAAGTACAACACCGGCGGAGACGGCCTCATCGCCTTCCGCGGGGCGTACCACGGCGCGACGACTGGTGCGATGAGCGTCACGTCGAACAAGAAGTTCAAGGAGGCGTACACGCCGCTTCTCCCCGACGTCGTTCACGCGCCGTACCCGTACCCGTTCCGACAGGAGAAGTCGCCGCAGGAAGCGGTCGACCACGCCCTAGAGGAGGTCCAAGAGATAGTCGAAGACCCCTACGGCGGACTCGCGAATCCCGCGGGTATCTTCGTCGAACCGATTCAGGGCGAGGGCGGCGTCATCACGCCCCCGGAAGGGTTCCTGAAGGGTCTCCGCGACATCGCGACGGACAACGACATCCCCCTCGTGTTCGACGAGATACAGAGCGGACTCGGCCGGTCCGGCGAGTGGTGGGCAAGCGAGTGGTACGACGTGACGCCCGACGTGATGACCTCCGCGAAGGCTCTCGGCGGGACGGGCTTTCCCCTCTCTGCGACGATGTACCACGAGGACCTCGACACGTGGGGGCCGGGCGACCACGCCGGTACCTACCGCGGGCACGTCGTCGGCATGCGCGCCGGAACCCGCGCTATCGAGTACATCCAAGACCACGACCTGTTGGCGCACGCCCGCGAACTCGGGGAGTACATCCAGACGCGCCTGCGCGAGGTGAGCGAGTCCAACCCGCAACTCGCCGAGGTGCGCGGGAAGGGCCTGTTCATCGGCGCGGAGTTCGTCGACGAGGACGGCACCCCCGACGGCGACATCGGCGACGCGATACAGGACTACTGCTTCGAACACGGGGTCCTCGTTTGGAAAGCCGGTCGTTACGGCAACATCCTGCGTCTCCTCCCGCCTCTCGTCCTCACGCGGGAACTCGCCGAAACCGCACTCGACGTCATCGAAGACGCCATCGAACACGCGACGACGGCGAAGTCGGCGGTCTGA
- a CDS encoding aldehyde ferredoxin oxidoreductase family protein: protein MLHSKGPLVSIDVGTRETKRTDVTDVLESYIGGRGVATKLAHDRIPFDVDPLGPENRVLFTTGPMQASNMSFTGRMNCTAVSPLTDGLLSSNAGGFMSRHFADTGNAAVEFVGESDELVVVHVRDDGVRFEEVPNLSGATVPETVEYLDSEHDIGSDQTAIVGPAGENEVRFASVMTSEERAFGRGGLGAVLGSKNVKAVTFEGDSAPEIEIPAGQMEIHREAATDDNIMKEQGTVAVMDLANEVDGLPSYYFSEQTFAGVEGINGDAVAEKKYKKGTCSACAFACKLPTRDEERGVETEGPEFEVAMAFGSNSGVDDIVDVMKSNQLCDEYGLDAISAGNTVAAYLAAEDEFGNRELIWDLVEKIAHREGVGDTLAEGIDRVHDELGVENWTVKGMDFAAHEGRVLHGQGLSYAVANRGADHMYATFYSVEYPLVPQDQAVDPEGAVGKAGILAEREDLMALNDSGVVCKFSRDYMTPERYEMLFGADFEELLDVGARTVTLERHFNNKRGFDRDDDRLPYDLPEFEAALEEYYETRGWTEEGVVPDGRVPV, encoded by the coding sequence ATGTTACACTCGAAGGGTCCACTCGTGTCCATCGACGTGGGAACACGAGAGACGAAGCGTACCGACGTCACCGACGTTCTCGAATCCTACATCGGCGGCCGGGGCGTCGCGACCAAACTCGCACACGACCGCATCCCGTTCGACGTCGACCCCCTCGGCCCGGAGAACCGAGTTCTGTTCACCACGGGACCGATGCAGGCGTCGAACATGAGTTTCACCGGGCGGATGAACTGCACGGCCGTCTCGCCGCTTACCGACGGCCTCCTCTCTTCGAACGCGGGCGGGTTCATGTCTCGGCACTTCGCCGACACGGGGAACGCCGCCGTGGAGTTCGTCGGCGAGAGCGACGAACTCGTCGTCGTCCACGTGAGAGACGACGGCGTCCGGTTCGAGGAGGTACCGAACCTCTCTGGTGCGACGGTGCCCGAGACGGTCGAATATCTGGACTCCGAACACGACATCGGGTCGGACCAGACGGCTATCGTCGGACCGGCGGGCGAAAACGAGGTACGATTTGCCTCCGTGATGACCTCGGAGGAACGTGCGTTCGGACGCGGCGGACTCGGCGCGGTTCTCGGGTCGAAGAACGTCAAGGCCGTGACCTTCGAGGGCGACTCCGCGCCGGAGATAGAGATTCCGGCGGGGCAGATGGAGATTCACCGCGAGGCGGCGACAGACGACAACATCATGAAAGAACAGGGCACCGTCGCGGTGATGGACCTCGCGAACGAAGTCGACGGCCTCCCCTCGTACTACTTTTCGGAGCAGACGTTCGCAGGCGTCGAGGGGATAAACGGCGACGCCGTCGCCGAGAAGAAGTACAAGAAGGGCACCTGCTCGGCTTGCGCGTTCGCCTGCAAACTCCCGACGAGAGACGAGGAACGCGGCGTCGAGACGGAGGGGCCGGAGTTCGAGGTGGCGATGGCGTTCGGATCGAACTCGGGCGTCGACGACATCGTCGACGTGATGAAGTCGAACCAGTTGTGCGACGAGTACGGCCTCGACGCCATCTCGGCGGGCAACACCGTCGCCGCGTACCTCGCGGCCGAAGACGAGTTCGGCAACCGCGAACTCATCTGGGACCTCGTCGAGAAGATAGCCCACCGAGAGGGCGTCGGCGATACCCTCGCGGAGGGAATCGACCGCGTCCACGACGAACTCGGCGTCGAAAACTGGACGGTAAAGGGGATGGACTTCGCCGCCCACGAGGGGCGCGTCCTCCACGGACAGGGCCTCTCCTACGCCGTCGCCAACCGCGGCGCAGACCACATGTACGCGACGTTCTACTCCGTGGAGTACCCCCTCGTCCCGCAGGACCAGGCGGTGGACCCCGAGGGGGCCGTCGGGAAAGCGGGCATCCTCGCCGAACGCGAGGACCTGATGGCGCTGAACGACAGTGGCGTCGTCTGTAAGTTCTCCCGCGACTACATGACTCCCGAACGCTACGAGATGCTGTTCGGCGCGGACTTCGAGGAACTCCTCGACGTGGGCGCGCGGACCGTCACGCTCGAACGCCACTTCAACAACAAGCGCGGGTTCGACCGGGACGACGACAGACTCCCGTACGACCTGCCGGAGTTCGAGGCGGCGCTCGAAGAGTACTACGAGACGCGCGGGTGGACGGAGGAGGGCGTGGTTCCGGACGGACGAGTTCCCGTCTGA
- a CDS encoding M24 family metallopeptidase, which translates to MPQPTFERSEYERRIEQTKERMHEEELDALVATDPSNMNYLTGYDGWSFYVPQAVILTVDRDEPVWVGRGMDANGARATTQLSDESIRAYSDDHVHSPHDLHPMDYVADVLAELDVGDGRVGLEMDAYYFTAKSYTRLQKNLPEATFEDATLLVNWVRVIKSDRELEYMQEAARISEEAMVAGLDAVEEGVPEYEAARAIYDALIRGTEDYGGDYPSIVPLMPSGDHTGTPHLTWTDREFEEGDPVIIELSGCRHRYHSPLARTTFVGDPPAAMEERMEIVVEGLNAALDAAEPGVTCEQVEKAWRDVISTYDIEKEDRIGYSMGLGYPPDWGEHTASLRPGDETVLKENMTFHMIPGLWFDDFGVELSETFRVTSDGAETLAEFPRKLFST; encoded by the coding sequence ATGCCACAGCCAACGTTCGAACGGAGCGAGTACGAGAGACGCATCGAACAGACGAAAGAGCGGATGCACGAGGAGGAACTCGACGCCCTCGTCGCCACGGACCCCTCGAACATGAACTACCTGACGGGGTACGACGGATGGTCGTTCTACGTTCCGCAAGCCGTCATCCTGACCGTGGACCGCGACGAACCCGTCTGGGTCGGCCGAGGGATGGACGCGAACGGCGCGCGCGCGACGACGCAACTCTCGGACGAGAGCATCCGCGCGTACAGCGACGACCACGTCCACTCGCCGCACGACCTCCACCCGATGGACTACGTCGCGGACGTTCTCGCGGAACTGGACGTAGGCGACGGACGCGTCGGGTTGGAGATGGACGCGTACTACTTCACCGCAAAGTCCTACACCCGCTTGCAGAAGAACCTCCCCGAGGCGACGTTCGAGGACGCGACGCTTCTCGTCAACTGGGTCCGCGTGATAAAATCCGACCGAGAACTCGAATACATGCAGGAGGCCGCCCGCATCTCCGAGGAGGCGATGGTCGCGGGGTTAGACGCCGTAGAGGAGGGTGTCCCCGAGTACGAGGCGGCGCGCGCCATCTACGACGCTCTCATCCGCGGCACCGAGGACTACGGCGGCGATTACCCCTCTATCGTCCCTCTGATGCCGTCGGGAGACCACACGGGGACGCCGCACCTCACGTGGACGGACCGCGAGTTCGAAGAGGGCGACCCGGTCATCATCGAACTCTCCGGATGTCGGCACCGCTATCACTCGCCGCTCGCGCGGACGACGTTCGTCGGCGACCCGCCCGCGGCGATGGAAGAACGGATGGAGATAGTCGTCGAGGGTCTGAACGCCGCCCTCGACGCCGCGGAACCGGGCGTCACCTGCGAACAGGTGGAGAAGGCGTGGCGCGACGTCATCTCGACGTACGACATCGAAAAGGAGGACCGAATCGGCTACTCGATGGGTCTCGGCTACCCGCCGGACTGGGGCGAACACACCGCGAGTCTCCGACCGGGAGACGAGACCGTACTGAAGGAGAACATGACGTTCCACATGATTCCGGGTCTGTGGTTCGACGACTTCGGAGTCGAACTCTCGGAGACGTTCCGCGTCACCTCCGACGGCGCGGAGACGCTCGCGGAGTTCCCGCGGAAACTGTTCTCGACCTGA
- the gdhB gene encoding glutamate dehydrogenase GdhB translates to MSADEDGAGESNADSALVTARRQLERAAAHVDVDSNVIERLRHPTRVERVSVPLKRDDGSLDVYTGYRAQHDDVRGPYKGGLRYHPEVTSDECIGLSMWMTWKSAVMDIPFGGAKGGVAVDPKQLSERETERLTRRFAQELRDVVGPKRDVPAPDMGTDAQTMAWFMDAYSMQSGETTPGVVTGKPPVIGGSYGREEAPGRSVAIITREAVDYYEWDLSETTVAVQGFGSVGANAARALDDWGANVVSVSDVNGAIYDPDGLDTHDVPTHEEQPEAVMTYDAPEKISNEEILELDVDVLVPAAVGNVLTSDNVDDVQADLIVEGANGPTTFAADAILEEREVPVVPDILANAGGVTVSYFEWLQDINRRQWTLERVHEELESHMQSAWNDVRVEYEARDLTWRDAAYVVALQRVAEAKSTRGLWP, encoded by the coding sequence ATGTCAGCAGACGAAGACGGCGCGGGAGAATCGAACGCCGACTCGGCACTCGTCACGGCGCGGCGGCAACTCGAACGCGCGGCGGCGCACGTCGACGTGGACTCGAACGTCATCGAACGGCTCCGCCACCCGACACGGGTCGAACGCGTCTCGGTTCCCCTCAAACGAGACGACGGGTCGCTCGACGTGTACACGGGCTATCGCGCCCAACACGACGACGTTCGCGGCCCGTACAAGGGCGGACTCCGATACCACCCGGAGGTCACCTCCGACGAGTGTATCGGCCTCTCGATGTGGATGACGTGGAAGTCCGCCGTGATGGACATCCCGTTCGGCGGCGCGAAAGGCGGGGTCGCCGTGGACCCGAAGCAACTCTCAGAGCGGGAAACGGAACGGCTCACGCGGCGGTTCGCACAGGAACTCCGCGACGTGGTCGGACCGAAACGGGACGTTCCCGCGCCGGACATGGGGACGGACGCCCAGACGATGGCGTGGTTCATGGACGCCTACTCGATGCAGTCCGGCGAGACGACGCCCGGCGTCGTGACGGGTAAGCCGCCGGTCATCGGCGGCAGTTACGGCCGCGAGGAAGCGCCCGGGCGGAGTGTCGCCATCATCACCCGCGAAGCCGTCGACTACTACGAGTGGGACCTCTCGGAGACGACAGTCGCGGTTCAGGGGTTCGGGAGCGTCGGTGCGAACGCCGCCCGCGCCCTCGACGATTGGGGCGCGAACGTCGTCTCGGTTTCGGACGTCAACGGCGCAATCTACGACCCCGACGGACTCGACACGCACGACGTGCCGACCCACGAGGAGCAACCCGAAGCGGTGATGACGTACGACGCGCCGGAGAAAATCTCGAACGAGGAGATTCTCGAACTCGACGTGGACGTTCTCGTCCCGGCGGCGGTCGGTAACGTTCTCACGTCCGACAACGTAGACGACGTGCAAGCCGACCTCATCGTCGAGGGCGCGAACGGCCCGACGACGTTCGCCGCCGACGCGATACTCGAAGAGCGCGAAGTTCCGGTCGTTCCGGACATCCTCGCGAACGCGGGCGGCGTCACCGTCTCGTACTTCGAGTGGTTGCAGGACATAAACCGACGGCAGTGGACGCTCGAACGCGTCCACGAGGAACTCGAGTCCCACATGCAGTCCGCGTGGAACGACGTGCGAGTGGAGTACGAGGCGCGCGACCTGACGTGGCGCGACGCCGCGTACGTGGTCGCACTCCAACGCGTCGCGGAGGCGAAGTCCACCCGCGGTCTGTGGCCGTAA